A window from Chitinophagales bacterium encodes these proteins:
- a CDS encoding acyl-CoA dehydrogenase family protein, producing MDFRQSELTDQVAQTARDFARQHILPHVMKWDESQEFPVEVFKELGKLGMMGVLVPEKYGGAGLGYYEYKSIIEEIAKVCGSIGLSLAAHNSLCTGHILAFGNEEQKQKYLPKLATAEWIGAWGLTEPNTGSDAGNMRTTAVREGDHWILNGTKSWITHGRSGDIAVVIARTGEPRARNNATAFVVERGTTGFSGGKKENKLGMRASETAEMIFDQCRIPDSQRLGEVGEGFKQSLKVLDGGRISIASLALGIAKGAYEASVQYSKERYQFDQPISNFQAISFKLADMATEITAAELLILQACDLKQRGEPMTKVSAMAKYYASEVAVRVATDAVQIFGGYGYTKDFPVEKHYRDAKLCTIGEGTSEIQKLVISREVLK from the coding sequence ATGGATTTTAGACAATCAGAATTGACCGATCAGGTAGCTCAAACAGCACGCGATTTTGCCCGACAGCATATCCTTCCCCACGTCATGAAATGGGATGAGAGCCAGGAGTTCCCCGTGGAGGTATTTAAAGAGTTGGGAAAACTCGGAATGATGGGGGTTTTGGTACCCGAGAAATATGGTGGAGCCGGCTTGGGGTATTATGAGTATAAATCGATCATTGAAGAAATCGCTAAGGTTTGTGGCTCCATCGGCCTGAGCCTGGCTGCCCATAATTCTTTGTGCACCGGTCATATCCTGGCCTTTGGTAATGAAGAACAGAAACAGAAATACCTTCCCAAACTGGCCACTGCCGAGTGGATCGGAGCCTGGGGGCTTACCGAACCCAATACCGGGAGCGATGCCGGTAACATGAGGACCACAGCCGTTCGTGAAGGTGACCACTGGATACTGAATGGCACCAAGAGTTGGATCACCCATGGCCGGAGTGGAGATATAGCCGTAGTGATTGCCAGAACAGGCGAGCCTCGCGCCAGGAACAATGCCACTGCCTTTGTGGTTGAGCGTGGAACCACTGGCTTTAGTGGGGGTAAAAAGGAAAATAAACTGGGGATGCGCGCCAGCGAAACTGCTGAAATGATCTTCGATCAGTGCAGAATACCCGATAGTCAGCGACTGGGAGAAGTGGGAGAGGGGTTTAAACAGTCCCTTAAGGTGTTGGATGGAGGGCGTATCTCCATTGCCTCACTGGCCCTGGGTATAGCTAAAGGCGCATATGAGGCTTCCGTTCAATACTCCAAAGAACGATATCAGTTCGACCAACCCATATCAAATTTTCAGGCTATTTCCTTTAAACTTGCCGACATGGCCACGGAGATCACTGCGGCTGAACTGCTCATCCTTCAGGCCTGTGACCTGAAACAACGTGGGGAACCAATGACCAAAGTGAGCGCCATGGCCAAGTATTATGCCAGTGAAGTGGCGGTACGCGTGGCTACCGACGCCGTCCAGATATTTGGCGGGTATGGCTATACCAAGGATTTCCCCGTAGAAAAGCATTACCGGGATGCCAAACTTTGCACCATTGGTGAAGGCACCAGCGAGATACAAAAACTCGTTATCTCCCGGGAAGTTCTCAAATAA
- a CDS encoding MBL fold metallo-hydrolase, which translates to MTCPPLSITFLGTGTSSGVPMIACDCEVCLSTNKKDKRLRSSVWIRSERTSLVIDTGPDFRYQMLRQQVKKLDAVLFTHPHKDHLAGLDDIRAFNFFSKKPMEVYADSLTEEALRRDFYYAFSDTRYPGIPELDLHTFTNEPFYIGDIPIIPVQVWHMKMPVMGFRIGDFTYITDANRIEEEEKNKIRGSKVLVLNALRKQKHISHFSLSEAIDTVMELSVPLAYFTHISHQLGLHDEVESELPQHIHLAYDGLSLEV; encoded by the coding sequence GTGACCTGTCCTCCGTTATCCATAACTTTTCTTGGCACCGGTACCAGCAGCGGGGTTCCCATGATCGCCTGCGATTGTGAGGTTTGCCTCTCTACCAATAAAAAAGATAAAAGGCTTCGTTCCAGCGTATGGATCCGTTCTGAAAGAACATCACTCGTCATCGATACTGGTCCCGATTTCAGGTACCAGATGCTCCGGCAGCAGGTAAAGAAACTGGATGCTGTTCTTTTTACCCATCCGCATAAAGACCATCTGGCAGGATTGGATGATATACGGGCGTTTAATTTTTTTTCCAAAAAGCCCATGGAAGTGTATGCCGATTCACTTACCGAAGAGGCCCTGCGGCGTGATTTTTATTATGCTTTTTCTGACACCCGCTACCCGGGTATTCCCGAACTTGACCTGCACACTTTTACAAATGAGCCATTTTATATTGGCGATATTCCCATCATTCCTGTACAGGTTTGGCATATGAAGATGCCCGTTATGGGATTCCGGATCGGAGACTTTACCTATATTACCGATGCCAACCGGATTGAAGAAGAGGAAAAAAATAAGATCAGGGGGAGTAAAGTGCTGGTGTTAAACGCGCTTCGTAAACAGAAACATATCTCCCATTTCAGTTTATCGGAGGCGATAGACACAGTCATGGAATTGAGTGTACCCTTAGCTTATTTTACCCATATTTCCCACCAGTTGGGTTTGCATGACGAAGTAGAATCCGAACTGCCCCAACATATCCATCTCGCGTATGATGGCCTGAGTTTGGAAGTTTGA
- a CDS encoding response regulator, producing the protein MALAKILWVDDEIESLQSQKLFLESKGYEVHALTNGFDAIDYVKENPVDVVLMDESMPGITGLETLSKIKEVNQQIPVVLITKNETENLMDDAIGSQISDYLIKPVNPNQVLLSLKKILDNKRLVSEKTTTAYQQQFRNLFMALNSNPDHNEWMDIYRKLVYWELEMGKSDSPEMREVLQTQKNEANTEFFKFISRNYASWISGKAESSPIMSHQLMKFKVLPHLEKGTPLFFVLLDNLRFDQWKAIQPIFSESFRVLEEETFYSILPTATQYARNAIFSGLLPMEIEKQFPSEWKNDDEEGGKNLHEELFLKAQLKRLKMDGLRVSYTKVVNNQAGLDLVNNIHNLMNNDLNVIVYNFVDMLSHARTEMEVLKELAGDEVSYRSITQSWFEHSPLHQALKKIADKNLKLILATDHGSVRVKTPYKVVGDKQTTANLRYKHGRNLNYEAKEVLAFRDPREAGLPVPTVNSSFIFAREDGYLCYPNNYNYYANYYRNTFQHGGISLEEMIVPVIRMGGK; encoded by the coding sequence ATGGCCTTAGCAAAAATACTCTGGGTAGATGATGAAATCGAAAGCCTGCAATCCCAAAAACTCTTCCTGGAAAGCAAGGGATATGAGGTGCATGCCCTGACCAATGGCTTTGATGCGATCGATTATGTAAAGGAAAATCCCGTGGATGTGGTATTAATGGATGAGAGTATGCCGGGTATAACCGGGTTGGAAACCCTGTCCAAGATCAAGGAGGTAAACCAGCAGATCCCTGTCGTGTTGATCACCAAGAATGAAACAGAGAACCTGATGGATGATGCCATTGGTTCCCAGATCAGCGATTACCTGATCAAACCAGTCAACCCCAACCAGGTGTTGCTCAGTTTAAAGAAGATCCTGGATAATAAAAGACTGGTATCGGAGAAAACAACTACGGCCTATCAGCAGCAGTTTCGCAACCTGTTCATGGCCCTGAACAGCAATCCCGACCACAATGAGTGGATGGATATTTATAGAAAACTTGTGTATTGGGAATTGGAAATGGGTAAGTCGGATAGTCCGGAAATGCGTGAAGTACTCCAAACCCAGAAGAATGAGGCCAATACGGAGTTCTTTAAATTCATTTCCCGGAACTATGCATCCTGGATCAGTGGCAAGGCCGAATCCAGTCCCATTATGAGCCACCAGTTGATGAAATTCAAAGTGCTTCCTCATCTGGAAAAGGGGACACCTTTGTTTTTTGTCTTATTGGATAACCTGCGCTTTGATCAGTGGAAAGCGATTCAGCCGATCTTTTCCGAAAGCTTTCGGGTACTGGAAGAGGAAACCTTCTACAGCATTCTCCCCACGGCCACCCAATATGCCCGCAATGCTATTTTTTCGGGACTGCTACCGATGGAAATTGAAAAGCAATTTCCGTCAGAATGGAAGAATGATGATGAGGAAGGAGGCAAAAACCTGCATGAAGAGTTATTCCTGAAAGCACAGTTGAAACGGTTAAAAATGGATGGCCTTCGCGTATCCTATACCAAAGTGGTAAATAATCAGGCGGGACTTGATCTCGTGAACAATATCCATAACCTGATGAACAATGACCTGAATGTGATCGTCTATAATTTTGTCGATATGCTCAGTCATGCCCGCACGGAAATGGAAGTGTTAAAGGAACTGGCCGGGGATGAAGTTAGTTACCGGAGCATTACGCAAAGCTGGTTCGAGCATTCTCCACTACACCAGGCCCTGAAAAAGATCGCGGATAAAAACCTGAAACTGATCCTGGCCACCGATCATGGTTCGGTGCGGGTAAAAACACCGTATAAGGTGGTTGGTGACAAACAGACCACGGCGAACCTTCGTTATAAACATGGTCGCAACCTGAACTACGAAGCCAAAGAAGTGCTTGCTTTTCGTGATCCCCGCGAAGCCGGACTTCCAGTACCTACCGTGAATTCTTCTTTCATCTTTGCCCGTGAAGACGGGTATCTCTGCTATCCCAATAACTATAATTATTACGCGAATTACTATCGGAACACCTTCCAACATGGAGGTATCAGTCTGGAAGAAATGATCGTGCCGGTGATACGGATGGGAGGGAAGTGA
- a CDS encoding HD domain-containing protein produces MPSIRKIINDPVYGFITIDHPLLLDIIAHPYYQRLRRIYQMAFAHLVYPGAVHSRLHHSLGAYHLMCNALQELKGKGVDITPEEELGAKIAILLHDIGHGPYSHTLEHELIRDVHHETISLQIMQLLNKEFGGQLETAIAIFTNQYTKPFLHQLVSGQLDVDRMDYLSRDSFFTGVSEGVIAYDRILKMLAVHNGNLVVEEKAIYSIEKFLVSRRLMYWQVYLHKTVVCAEMMLVHIIRRAKELIENGTPVKAATPALDFFLQKTGAGAFDSTHLDIFCSLDDYDVMATVKTWMGHPDKILSTLCRQLVDRRLLKIRLQAEPFPVEMLAGKQQEAVEKLGISTNETHYFAFTGAATITTYNVRDEKINILFKDGTLRDISEVDNALIHTQVSAPVKKHYICYLR; encoded by the coding sequence ATGCCATCCATTCGCAAGATCATAAACGACCCGGTCTACGGTTTTATTACCATCGATCATCCCTTATTGCTTGATATTATTGCCCATCCTTATTATCAGCGGCTTCGCCGCATTTACCAGATGGCTTTTGCCCACCTGGTCTATCCGGGGGCGGTTCATTCCCGGTTACACCATTCCCTGGGTGCATACCACCTGATGTGTAATGCCCTGCAGGAACTTAAAGGCAAGGGTGTGGACATTACTCCCGAAGAGGAATTAGGCGCCAAGATCGCGATCCTGCTTCATGATATCGGACATGGGCCTTATTCGCATACACTCGAGCACGAATTGATCAGGGATGTACATCACGAGACCATTTCCCTCCAGATCATGCAATTATTGAACAAGGAGTTTGGTGGACAGCTGGAAACGGCCATCGCCATTTTTACCAACCAATATACAAAGCCCTTTCTCCATCAGTTGGTATCGGGTCAATTGGATGTGGACCGGATGGATTACCTGAGCCGTGACAGCTTTTTTACCGGTGTTTCGGAGGGTGTTATCGCGTATGACCGTATACTCAAAATGCTGGCTGTTCACAATGGGAACCTGGTAGTGGAGGAAAAAGCCATTTATTCCATAGAAAAATTCCTGGTCTCCCGCCGGTTGATGTACTGGCAGGTCTATTTACATAAGACCGTGGTCTGCGCCGAAATGATGTTGGTACACATCATTCGCCGAGCAAAAGAACTGATCGAAAACGGGACGCCGGTAAAGGCTGCCACCCCCGCCCTTGATTTCTTTTTGCAGAAAACCGGAGCCGGGGCTTTTGACAGTACCCACCTGGATATCTTTTGTAGTCTGGATGACTATGACGTAATGGCCACGGTGAAAACCTGGATGGGGCATCCGGACAAGATCCTGTCAACTCTATGCAGGCAATTGGTGGACCGCCGATTGCTCAAGATCAGGCTTCAGGCCGAGCCTTTCCCAGTGGAAATGCTGGCCGGGAAACAGCAGGAAGCAGTGGAAAAACTGGGTATCTCCACAAACGAAACACATTATTTTGCCTTTACCGGGGCCGCTACCATCACCACCTACAATGTGCGGGATGAGAAGATCAATATCCTGTTCAAGGATGGCACCCTCAGGGATATCTCGGAGGTGGATAATGCCCTTATCCATACCCAGGTATCTGCCCCTGTTAAAAAGCACTACATTTGCTATTTACGCTGA
- the lpxD gene encoding UDP-3-O-(3-hydroxymyristoyl)glucosamine N-acyltransferase — protein sequence MTFTAAQIALMIQGKVEGDPGIAVGSFGKIEEAREGQLAFLANPKYEDYLYTTGASIIIINESLPLKKTVSATLIRVPDAYSAFAALLGKYQELRTQQLTGIQQPSFLAQSASIGEQVFVGAFAYISDGVVVGKGTKLFPGVFLGNQVKVGENCILHPGVVIYHDCVIGNNVIIHSGTVVGSDGFGFAPQADGSFKKVPQIGNVVVEDHVEIGSNSTIDRATIGSTIIRSGAKLDNLIQIAHNVEIGHSSVIAAQAGVSGSTKIGKGVMIGGQAGIVGHITIGDGAKINAQSGVSKSIEPGKAVTGSPAHDYTAALRSQAVSRKLPELEKRVKDLEAIIRKLLEKENSF from the coding sequence ATGACATTTACTGCTGCACAAATCGCCTTGATGATCCAGGGAAAAGTGGAAGGAGATCCGGGAATAGCGGTTGGATCATTTGGCAAGATCGAGGAGGCCCGCGAGGGCCAATTGGCATTTCTGGCCAATCCTAAATACGAAGATTACTTATATACAACAGGCGCAAGTATCATTATCATCAATGAGTCGCTGCCTTTAAAAAAAACCGTATCGGCCACCCTGATCCGGGTACCCGATGCCTATTCAGCCTTTGCGGCTTTATTGGGAAAATACCAGGAATTGAGGACCCAGCAACTGACGGGTATCCAGCAACCCTCCTTCCTGGCACAAAGTGCCAGTATTGGAGAGCAGGTTTTTGTCGGGGCATTTGCGTATATCAGTGATGGCGTTGTTGTTGGTAAAGGCACCAAATTATTTCCCGGTGTATTCCTGGGCAACCAGGTAAAAGTGGGTGAAAATTGTATCCTTCATCCGGGTGTGGTGATCTACCATGATTGTGTGATCGGAAATAATGTGATCATTCATAGTGGCACTGTGGTGGGAAGTGATGGGTTTGGATTTGCCCCCCAGGCGGACGGTAGCTTCAAGAAAGTACCCCAGATTGGAAATGTGGTTGTAGAGGACCATGTAGAGATAGGTTCCAATTCCACGATCGACCGGGCCACCATCGGCTCTACGATCATTCGAAGTGGCGCCAAATTGGATAACCTGATACAGATCGCCCATAACGTGGAGATCGGTCATAGCAGTGTGATCGCGGCCCAGGCCGGTGTGAGCGGCAGTACCAAAATTGGAAAAGGTGTAATGATCGGCGGACAAGCGGGTATTGTTGGTCATATCACTATTGGGGATGGCGCCAAGATCAACGCGCAGAGTGGTGTGAGTAAATCCATCGAACCCGGAAAGGCCGTAACAGGTTCCCCGGCCCATGATTATACGGCCGCCCTGCGCAGTCAGGCGGTTAGCCGAAAACTTCCTGAACTGGAAAAAAGGGTAAAGGACCTGGAAGCCATCATCAGGAAACTCCTCGAAAAAGAAAACTCCTTTTAA
- a CDS encoding glycosyltransferase family 2 protein — translation MKVTGFTIVRNAVLYDYPVVESILSILPLVDEFVVSVGQSEDGTLELIRSIQSEKIRIVQSHWDDKLRSGGSILAIETDKAFQAISPDTDWAFYLQADEVVHEKYHPAIRAAMEQYCSDQHIEGLLFKYLHFYGNYDHVGDSRRWYDREIRIIRNDPAIKSYRDAQGFRKNGEKLRVKPIEAYIYHYGWVKHPEKQKLKRENFGIFWSEDQEKEFQKEVKDIFDYTGDFDSLDRFTGTHPHVMKERIAQKNWDVQLDISRKNMPFKYRVLHFIEKKFGKRLFAYRNYRVV, via the coding sequence ATGAAGGTCACCGGCTTTACCATCGTACGTAATGCAGTATTGTATGATTACCCGGTGGTGGAATCGATCCTGTCCATCCTTCCCCTGGTGGATGAATTTGTGGTGAGTGTCGGACAGAGCGAAGATGGCACGCTCGAACTCATCCGCTCGATCCAATCGGAGAAGATCCGGATTGTACAATCCCATTGGGATGATAAACTTAGGTCGGGCGGCAGTATCCTTGCCATTGAAACCGATAAAGCCTTTCAGGCCATTTCCCCGGATACGGACTGGGCCTTTTATTTGCAGGCCGATGAAGTGGTACACGAAAAATATCACCCGGCTATTCGGGCGGCCATGGAGCAGTATTGTTCCGATCAGCATATTGAAGGTCTGCTCTTCAAATACCTCCATTTTTATGGAAACTATGACCATGTGGGAGACTCCCGCCGGTGGTACGACCGGGAGATCCGGATCATTCGGAATGACCCGGCAATAAAATCCTACCGCGATGCCCAGGGTTTTCGGAAAAACGGCGAGAAACTTCGTGTTAAACCCATTGAAGCTTATATCTATCATTATGGCTGGGTAAAACATCCGGAAAAGCAAAAACTGAAACGCGAAAACTTTGGCATTTTCTGGAGTGAAGACCAGGAGAAAGAGTTTCAAAAAGAAGTAAAGGATATTTTTGATTACACTGGTGATTTTGATTCCCTCGACCGGTTTACCGGCACCCATCCCCACGTAATGAAAGAGCGCATTGCCCAAAAGAACTGGGATGTGCAATTAGACATTTCCCGAAAGAACATGCCATTCAAATACCGCGTCCTGCATTTCATTGAAAAGAAATTTGGGAAGCGGTTGTTTGCGTATAGGAATTACAGGGTGGTGTGA
- a CDS encoding bifunctional UDP-3-O-[3-hydroxymyristoyl] N-acetylglucosamine deacetylase/3-hydroxyacyl-ACP dehydratase gives MSQPFNPDKQHTISGEANISGTGLHTGVMVDMRIKPANPGYGIQFKRIDLPGEPVIKADCDLVTDTSRGTTLEANGGKVSTVEHLLAALTGMGVDNALVELNGPEIPIIDGSSQPFIEIIEKAGVLEQDATKHWYSIDENLNYYDDKKRVEMVALPATDYSVTTLIDFNSPVLGTQHAVLKKMGDFKSEIAPCRTFCFLHELEMLLEHNLIKGGDVNNAIVVVDKPVDEKELARLQKIFKKEKIEVKSEGYLNNLELRFPNEPARHKLLDVVGDLSLVGYPIKARIIANRPGHSTNVEFAKVIKQYIKKNRHIRDIPNYDPNQPPIYDQSYIEKTLPHRFPFALVDKVIDLSDNHIVGVKNVTFNEWFFQGHFPGNPVMPGVLQIEALAQCGGILAINLSGEGQYDTYFLKIDNCKFKQKVVPGDTLILKMELAAPIRRGICEMKGTTYVGNKVCCEADLVAQIVKR, from the coding sequence ATGAGTCAACCCTTTAACCCTGATAAGCAACACACTATCTCCGGAGAAGCAAATATCTCGGGAACCGGTTTACATACTGGTGTCATGGTGGATATGCGGATCAAGCCAGCAAATCCCGGTTATGGCATCCAGTTTAAGCGTATCGATCTGCCGGGTGAACCCGTGATCAAAGCCGATTGTGACCTGGTGACCGATACCAGCCGGGGCACCACCCTGGAAGCAAATGGGGGCAAAGTGAGTACGGTGGAACATTTGCTGGCGGCCCTGACCGGAATGGGGGTAGATAATGCACTGGTTGAATTAAATGGGCCTGAGATCCCCATTATTGATGGAAGTTCCCAGCCTTTTATCGAGATCATAGAAAAGGCAGGGGTACTGGAACAGGATGCAACCAAACACTGGTACAGCATTGACGAAAACCTGAATTATTACGACGATAAAAAGCGGGTGGAAATGGTGGCCCTTCCTGCCACCGATTATTCCGTAACCACCCTCATTGATTTTAATTCGCCCGTTCTTGGTACCCAACATGCGGTACTGAAAAAGATGGGGGATTTTAAATCCGAGATCGCACCCTGCCGCACTTTTTGCTTTTTACATGAATTGGAAATGCTGTTGGAGCATAACCTGATCAAAGGCGGGGATGTAAACAATGCGATCGTTGTGGTAGACAAACCGGTAGATGAAAAGGAACTGGCCCGTCTGCAAAAAATATTCAAGAAAGAGAAGATCGAGGTTAAAAGCGAAGGCTATTTGAATAACCTTGAACTTCGTTTTCCCAATGAACCTGCCCGGCATAAATTATTGGATGTGGTAGGCGACCTGAGTCTTGTAGGTTACCCCATCAAGGCCCGGATCATTGCCAACAGACCGGGACATAGCACCAATGTTGAATTTGCCAAAGTGATCAAACAGTATATCAAGAAGAACCGGCATATCCGGGATATACCAAACTATGATCCCAATCAGCCACCGATCTATGACCAGAGCTATATTGAAAAAACATTGCCTCATCGTTTTCCATTTGCGTTGGTCGACAAGGTCATTGACCTGAGTGATAACCATATCGTAGGGGTAAAGAATGTGACTTTCAACGAGTGGTTTTTTCAAGGCCATTTTCCGGGTAATCCAGTGATGCCCGGGGTGCTTCAGATCGAGGCCCTGGCCCAATGTGGTGGTATCCTGGCGATTAACCTGAGTGGTGAGGGCCAATATGATACTTATTTCCTGAAGATCGATAATTGCAAATTCAAGCAAAAAGTGGTTCCCGGAGATACCCTGATCCTGAAAATGGAACTGGCGGCCCCTATCCGCCGGGGAATCTGCGAAATGAAAGGCACCACATATGTGGGTAATAAGGTATGTTGCGAAGCCGATCTGGTGGCGCAGATTGTGAAGAGATAG
- the gyrB gene encoding DNA topoisomerase (ATP-hydrolyzing) subunit B: MSTETTEIKGTSQGSYGADSIQVLEGLEAVRKRPAMYIGDISEKGLHHLVYEVVDNSIDEALAGYCKNITVTINADNSITVEDDGRGIPTAIHTKEKKSALEVVMTVLHAGGKFDKGSYKVSGGLHGVGVSCVNALSSKLQVTVQREGKIFEQEYHIGVPQYPVREIGVSDQTGTRVQFWPDASIFTTTIYKKDILEGRLRELSYLNKGVRIILNDLRETENGDGTYTKTFYSEGGIIEFVEMLDTNAGRQPLIPNVLFVEGRDENTNVTVEVALRYNSGYNEHIYSYVNNINTIEGGTHVSGFRRAITRVFKSYGDREGLFERAKIEIEGDDFREGLSAIVSVKVPEPQFEGQTKTKLGNSEVMGVVDTTVSKVLEAYLEENPRDAKNIISKVIMAAQARVAARKARELVQRKSVLSGGGLPGKLADCSDRDPEKCELFLVEGDSAGGTAKQGRNRNYQAILPLRGKILNVEKAMEHKIYENEEIRNMFTALGVTVGTAEDPKALNLAKLRYHKLIIMTDADVDGSHIATLILTFIYRYMKEMVEHGYVYIAQPPLYLVKKGKEQAYAWNEEQRKTQVERIGGGKDDSVNVQRYKGLGEMNAEQLWITTMNPDSRTLKKVTIESAAEADRIFSMLMGDEVAPRREFIESHAKYARIDV; this comes from the coding sequence ATGAGCACAGAAACTACTGAAATCAAAGGCACTTCTCAAGGGAGCTACGGAGCAGATAGTATCCAGGTCCTGGAAGGGCTGGAAGCGGTCCGGAAACGACCCGCGATGTACATCGGCGATATCAGCGAAAAGGGATTGCACCATCTTGTTTATGAGGTGGTAGACAACTCGATTGACGAGGCCCTCGCAGGATATTGCAAGAACATTACGGTAACGATTAACGCCGACAATTCCATCACCGTAGAGGATGATGGAAGGGGTATCCCCACAGCGATCCATACAAAGGAGAAAAAGAGCGCGCTGGAAGTCGTAATGACCGTGCTCCACGCCGGGGGTAAATTTGATAAGGGATCCTATAAGGTTTCCGGGGGTTTGCACGGGGTGGGTGTAAGTTGCGTAAACGCGTTAAGTAGCAAACTGCAGGTCACCGTTCAACGGGAGGGAAAGATCTTCGAACAGGAGTACCATATTGGTGTTCCCCAATACCCCGTTCGCGAGATCGGTGTATCTGACCAAACAGGTACGCGGGTTCAATTCTGGCCCGATGCCAGCATTTTTACCACTACCATTTACAAAAAAGATATACTGGAAGGACGTTTGCGCGAATTATCCTACCTCAACAAAGGGGTTCGGATCATTCTGAATGACCTTCGGGAAACGGAAAACGGGGATGGAACTTATACCAAGACCTTCTATAGCGAAGGCGGTATCATTGAGTTTGTGGAAATGCTGGATACCAATGCCGGTCGCCAGCCCCTGATCCCGAACGTGCTTTTTGTTGAAGGCCGGGATGAAAATACCAATGTAACAGTGGAGGTCGCCCTCCGCTACAACAGCGGTTATAACGAACATATCTATTCGTACGTCAATAACATCAACACCATTGAAGGAGGTACCCATGTATCCGGTTTCCGCCGGGCCATTACCCGGGTATTCAAATCCTATGGTGACCGCGAAGGGCTTTTTGAAAGGGCCAAGATCGAGATCGAAGGAGACGATTTCCGCGAAGGATTAAGCGCGATCGTTTCGGTAAAAGTACCCGAGCCTCAATTTGAGGGACAAACCAAGACCAAACTCGGCAACAGCGAAGTGATGGGTGTGGTGGATACCACGGTTTCCAAAGTATTGGAGGCTTACCTCGAAGAGAACCCACGCGATGCGAAGAATATCATCAGCAAAGTGATCATGGCCGCCCAGGCCCGCGTTGCAGCACGCAAAGCACGCGAACTGGTGCAACGTAAATCTGTATTGAGCGGGGGCGGATTGCCCGGCAAACTGGCAGACTGCTCAGACCGTGACCCCGAAAAATGTGAACTCTTCCTCGTTGAGGGTGACTCGGCCGGTGGTACTGCCAAACAAGGTCGTAACCGGAACTATCAGGCTATCCTGCCTCTAAGGGGTAAGATCCTGAACGTAGAAAAGGCAATGGAACATAAGATCTACGAAAACGAAGAGATCCGCAATATGTTTACCGCCCTGGGGGTAACCGTAGGCACTGCTGAAGACCCCAAGGCCCTGAACCTAGCCAAACTACGCTATCACAAACTGATCATCATGACCGATGCCGATGTGGATGGAAGCCATATCGCCACCCTGATATTGACCTTTATTTACCGGTATATGAAGGAAATGGTCGAACATGGATACGTCTATATCGCCCAGCCCCCTCTCTACCTCGTTAAGAAAGGAAAAGAACAGGCCTATGCCTGGAATGAAGAACAGCGAAAAACACAGGTGGAACGCATCGGTGGTGGAAAGGATGACAGTGTGAATGTGCAACGTTATAAAGGTTTGGGAGAAATGAACGCCGAACAATTGTGGATCACCACGATGAACCCCGATTCACGCACACTGAAAAAAGTGACCATCGAAAGCGCCGCCGAAGCGGACCGTATCTTTAGCATGCTCATGGGTGATGAAGTGGCCCCGCGTCGCGAATTCATCGAAAGCCATGCAAAATATGCCCGTATCGACGTCTGA